The nucleotide sequence TTCTTTTTGTGCGCAAGCCGTTCTAGAGGCCCCCGCGCCATGACCGATCCCCGCTCCACCGCTGTTGTCCTCCTGTCGGGCGGGCTCGACTCGATGGTCTGCGCCGCGCTGGCGCGGGAGCGGGGCTTCGAGGTGGTTGCGCTCAGCGTGGATTATGGCCAGCGCCACCGGGTCGAGCTGGAGGCGGCGCGGACCATCGCCGGGGCGCTCGCCGACCGGCATGTCGTGGTGCCGCTCGACCTGCGCGCCTTCGGTGGATCGGCGCTGACGGCCGACGTCGCCGTTCCCAAGGACGGCGTGGGGGAGGGCATTCCCGTCACCTACGTGCCGGCGCGCAACACCATCTTCCTCAGCCTGGCGCTCGGCCTTGCGGAGGCGAGCGGGGCGCGGGACCTGTTCGTCGGGGTCAATGCGCTCGATTATTCGGGCTATCCCGACTGCCGGCCGGACT is from Sphingomonas sp. LHG3406-1 and encodes:
- the queC gene encoding 7-cyano-7-deazaguanine synthase QueC — protein: MTDPRSTAVVLLSGGLDSMVCAALARERGFEVVALSVDYGQRHRVELEAARTIAGALADRHVVVPLDLRAFGGSALTADVAVPKDGVGEGIPVTYVPARNTIFLSLALGLAEASGARDLFVGVNALDYSGYPDCRPDFIAAFERLANLATRAGVEGAGFTIHAPLQHMTKADIAREAARLGLDPAISHSCYDPGPDGGACGECDACRLRAKGFAEAGLPDRTRYSPC